A DNA window from Mus pahari chromosome 13, PAHARI_EIJ_v1.1, whole genome shotgun sequence contains the following coding sequences:
- the LOC110330221 gene encoding up-regulator of cell proliferation isoform X2 yields the protein MEGDDCGFHYGDGTNEAQDNDFPTVERSRLQEMLSLLGLETYQVQKLTLQDSLQISFDSMKNWAPQVPKDLPWHFLRKLQALNAEARNTTMVLDMPPEAWPAEESQTEEEMMYWDPAEDVAADIYSFSELPMPDTPVNPLDLLCALLLSSDTFLQQEVLLKMSLCQFALPLVLPDSENHYHTFLLWALRGVVRTWWFQPLRGLGSFREDSVVLSRVPTFAFVRMDVSSNSKSQLLNAVLSPARRQWDCFWHRDLNLGTNPREISDGLVEISWFFPSGKEDLDVFPEPMAFLNLRGDIGSHWLQFKLLTEVSSAVFILTDNISKKEYKLLYSMKESTTKYYFILSPYRGKRNTNLRFLNRLIPVLKIDHSHVLVKVSSTDSEGFIRRVRAIMCSVARSPCRRVSVEDMAHAARKLGLRVDEDFEECQKAKDRMEKILRKIKDVDAYKRDELRLQGEPARRAAQAEREFCQLQWVPEPPEKHRAELRRRVLELRVQQNGQEPTSGVQEFILGISSPSPSERQYFLRWMEWGLARLGQPRPRQPPETLLTLRPKLGGPSDLTEPLWPEPLGVEHFLREMGQFYEAESCLVEAGRLPAGQRRFAHFPGVAVELLLGGLPLELVDGATLSIPVRWVTGLLKELHARLDRRSRLVVLSALGVPGTGKSTLLNTMFGLKFATGRSCSPRGAFMQLLPVAEGFSQDLGCDQILVIDSGGLISGALASAGDRFELEASLATLLMGLSNVTVVSLAETKDIPPAVLHAFLRLEKMGHMPNYQFVYQNLHDLPVPSPKQRDRRQLLDPPSDLSRAATHLEKQGGGFRTLAGLAERQHVWHIPALWHGAPPMAAVSLGYSEAIFELKRCLLENIRNGLSNQNKNIQQLIELVRRL from the coding sequence TGGAGAGAAGCAGGCTTCAGGAGATGTTGTCCCTGTTGGGACTGGAGACATACCAGGTACAGAAGCTCACCCTCCAGGACTCCCTGCAGATCAGTTTTGACAGCATGAAGAACTGGGCTCCTCAGGTTCCCAAGGACCTTCCCTGGCATTTCCTCAGGAAGCTGCAGGCACTCAACGCTGAAGCCAGGAACACCACCATGGTGCTGGACATGCCTCCAGAGGCCTGGCCCGCCGAGGAGAGCCAGACGGAGGAGGAGATGATGTACTGGGACCCAGCGGAGGATGTCGCTGCTGACATCTACTCTTTCTCAGAGCTGCCCATGCCTGATACGCCTGTGAACCCCCTAGACCTTCTCTGTGCCCTcctactgtcttcagacacctttCTGCAGCAGGAAGTCCTGCTGAAGATGTCCCTCTgtcagtttgcactcccacttgTGTTGCCCGATTCTGAAAACCACTACCATACCTTTCTGCTCTGGGCCCTGCGGGGTGTTGTGCGGACGTGGTGGTTCCAGCCCCTCCGGGGCCTGGGGAGTTTCCGAGAAGACAGCGTGGTCCTGTCCAGGGTGCCCACGTTTGCCTTCGTGCGCATGGATGTCAGCAGTAACTCCAAGTCCCAGCTGCTCAATGCCGTCCTTAGCCCGGCCCGCCGCCAGTGGGACTGTTTCTGGCATCGGGACCTCAATTTAGGCACTAATCCTAGAGAAATCTCAGATGGGTTAGTAGAGATCTCCTGGTTTTTCCCCAGTGGCAAGGAGGACCTGGATGTTTTCCCAGAACCCATGGCCTTTCTGAACTTGAGAGGTGACATTGGGTCTCACTGGCTGCAGTTCAAGCTCTTGACAGAAGTCTCCTCTGCTGTGTTTATTTTGACTGACAACATCAGCAAGAAGGAATACAAACTTCTGTACTCCATGAAGGAGTCAACCACAAAGTACTACTTCATCCTGAGTCCCTACCGAGGTAAACGGAACACGAACCTGCGCTTCCTCAACAGGCTGATCCCGGTGTTGAAGATAGACCACTCTCACGTCCTGGTGAAGGTCAGCAGCACCGACAGTGAGGGCTTCATCAGGCGCGTCCGAGCCATTATGTGCAGTGTGGCTCGCTCTCCCTGCAGGAGGGTGTCTGTGGAGGACATGGCACATGCAGCACGGAAACTCGGCCTCAGAGTTGATGAGGACTTTGAGGAGTGTCAGAAGGCGAAGGACCGGATGGAGAAGATCCTCAGGAAGATCAAGGATGTGGATGCCTATAAGAGAGACGAGCTGCGGCTGCAGGGCGAGCCTGCGAGGAGGGCGGCCCAAGCTGAAAGAGAGTTCTGCCAGCTCCAGTGGGTCCCGGAGCCCCCAGAGAAGCACCGGGCTGAGCTGAGAAGGCGCGTCCTTGAGCTCCGGGTGCAGCAGAACGGCCAGGAGCCCACCTCAGGGGTCCAGGAGTTCATCCTGGGAATAAGCAGCCCCTCCCCGAGTGAGAGGCAGTATTTCCTGAGATGGATGGAGTGGGGGTTGGCTCGACTTGGCCAGCCACGGCCAAGACAGCCTCCAGAGACCCTTCTCACTCTCAGACCAAAACTTGGTGGGCCCTCAGACTTGACCGAGCCACTCTGGCCTGAGCCCTTGGGAGTGGAGCACTTCCTACGGGAGATGGGCCAGTTCTATGAAGCAGAGAGCTGCCTGGTTGAGGCAGGGAGGCTGCCCGCTGGCCAGAGGCGCTTTGCCCACTTCCCGGGTGTGGCTGTGGAACTGCTGCTGGGTGGGTTGCCCCTGGAGCTGGTCGATGGGGCCACCCTGAGTATCCCTGTTCGATGGGTCACTGGGCTTCTCAAGGAGCTGCATGCCCGCCTAGACAGGAGATCTCGACTAGTGGTTCTCTCTGCCCTGGGGGTGCCGGGCACGGGGAAGTCTACACTCCTTAACACCATGTTTGGCCTGAAATTTGCCACTGGGAGGAGCTGTAGTCCCCGAGGGGCCTTCATGCAGCTCCTCCCTGTAGCTGAGGGCTTCAGTCAGGACCTGGGCTGTGACCAAATCCTGGTAATAGACTCTGGGGGTTTGATCAGTGGGGCCTTGGCCTCTGCTGGAGACAGGTTTGAACTGGAGGCTTCCTTGGCCACGCTGCTAATGGGGCTAAGTAATGTCACTGTGGTCAGTTTAGCTGAAACAAAGGACATCCCACCAGCTGTTCTTCATGCCTTTCTGAGGCTAGAAAAAATGGGGCACATGCCCAACTATCAGTTTGTGTACCAGAACCTTCATGACCTGCCTGTTCCCAGTCCCAAACAAAGAGACAGGAGGCAGCTCCTGGATCCGCCCAGCGACCTGAGCAGGGCTGCTACCCACTTGGAGAAGCAGGGTGGCGGCTTCCGGACACTGGCGGGCCTGGCGGAGAGGCAGCACGTCTGGCACATCCCAGCCTTGTGGCATGGAGCGCCACCCATGGCCGCTGTGAGCTTGGGCTACAGTGAGGCCATTTTTGAATTGAAGAGATGCCTATTAGAAAACATCAGGAATGGCTTgtccaaccaaaacaaaaacattcagcAGCTCATCGAGCTGGTGCGGAGGCTGTGA
- the LOC110330221 gene encoding up-regulator of cell proliferation isoform X1: MASPGIEVELLVKGHSDLGEVAPEVKPSDSQTSVAIADLEWREMEGDDCGFHYGDGTNEAQDNDFPTVERSRLQEMLSLLGLETYQVQKLTLQDSLQISFDSMKNWAPQVPKDLPWHFLRKLQALNAEARNTTMVLDMPPEAWPAEESQTEEEMMYWDPAEDVAADIYSFSELPMPDTPVNPLDLLCALLLSSDTFLQQEVLLKMSLCQFALPLVLPDSENHYHTFLLWALRGVVRTWWFQPLRGLGSFREDSVVLSRVPTFAFVRMDVSSNSKSQLLNAVLSPARRQWDCFWHRDLNLGTNPREISDGLVEISWFFPSGKEDLDVFPEPMAFLNLRGDIGSHWLQFKLLTEVSSAVFILTDNISKKEYKLLYSMKESTTKYYFILSPYRGKRNTNLRFLNRLIPVLKIDHSHVLVKVSSTDSEGFIRRVRAIMCSVARSPCRRVSVEDMAHAARKLGLRVDEDFEECQKAKDRMEKILRKIKDVDAYKRDELRLQGEPARRAAQAEREFCQLQWVPEPPEKHRAELRRRVLELRVQQNGQEPTSGVQEFILGISSPSPSERQYFLRWMEWGLARLGQPRPRQPPETLLTLRPKLGGPSDLTEPLWPEPLGVEHFLREMGQFYEAESCLVEAGRLPAGQRRFAHFPGVAVELLLGGLPLELVDGATLSIPVRWVTGLLKELHARLDRRSRLVVLSALGVPGTGKSTLLNTMFGLKFATGRSCSPRGAFMQLLPVAEGFSQDLGCDQILVIDSGGLISGALASAGDRFELEASLATLLMGLSNVTVVSLAETKDIPPAVLHAFLRLEKMGHMPNYQFVYQNLHDLPVPSPKQRDRRQLLDPPSDLSRAATHLEKQGGGFRTLAGLAERQHVWHIPALWHGAPPMAAVSLGYSEAIFELKRCLLENIRNGLSNQNKNIQQLIELVRRL; the protein is encoded by the coding sequence TGGAGAGAAGCAGGCTTCAGGAGATGTTGTCCCTGTTGGGACTGGAGACATACCAGGTACAGAAGCTCACCCTCCAGGACTCCCTGCAGATCAGTTTTGACAGCATGAAGAACTGGGCTCCTCAGGTTCCCAAGGACCTTCCCTGGCATTTCCTCAGGAAGCTGCAGGCACTCAACGCTGAAGCCAGGAACACCACCATGGTGCTGGACATGCCTCCAGAGGCCTGGCCCGCCGAGGAGAGCCAGACGGAGGAGGAGATGATGTACTGGGACCCAGCGGAGGATGTCGCTGCTGACATCTACTCTTTCTCAGAGCTGCCCATGCCTGATACGCCTGTGAACCCCCTAGACCTTCTCTGTGCCCTcctactgtcttcagacacctttCTGCAGCAGGAAGTCCTGCTGAAGATGTCCCTCTgtcagtttgcactcccacttgTGTTGCCCGATTCTGAAAACCACTACCATACCTTTCTGCTCTGGGCCCTGCGGGGTGTTGTGCGGACGTGGTGGTTCCAGCCCCTCCGGGGCCTGGGGAGTTTCCGAGAAGACAGCGTGGTCCTGTCCAGGGTGCCCACGTTTGCCTTCGTGCGCATGGATGTCAGCAGTAACTCCAAGTCCCAGCTGCTCAATGCCGTCCTTAGCCCGGCCCGCCGCCAGTGGGACTGTTTCTGGCATCGGGACCTCAATTTAGGCACTAATCCTAGAGAAATCTCAGATGGGTTAGTAGAGATCTCCTGGTTTTTCCCCAGTGGCAAGGAGGACCTGGATGTTTTCCCAGAACCCATGGCCTTTCTGAACTTGAGAGGTGACATTGGGTCTCACTGGCTGCAGTTCAAGCTCTTGACAGAAGTCTCCTCTGCTGTGTTTATTTTGACTGACAACATCAGCAAGAAGGAATACAAACTTCTGTACTCCATGAAGGAGTCAACCACAAAGTACTACTTCATCCTGAGTCCCTACCGAGGTAAACGGAACACGAACCTGCGCTTCCTCAACAGGCTGATCCCGGTGTTGAAGATAGACCACTCTCACGTCCTGGTGAAGGTCAGCAGCACCGACAGTGAGGGCTTCATCAGGCGCGTCCGAGCCATTATGTGCAGTGTGGCTCGCTCTCCCTGCAGGAGGGTGTCTGTGGAGGACATGGCACATGCAGCACGGAAACTCGGCCTCAGAGTTGATGAGGACTTTGAGGAGTGTCAGAAGGCGAAGGACCGGATGGAGAAGATCCTCAGGAAGATCAAGGATGTGGATGCCTATAAGAGAGACGAGCTGCGGCTGCAGGGCGAGCCTGCGAGGAGGGCGGCCCAAGCTGAAAGAGAGTTCTGCCAGCTCCAGTGGGTCCCGGAGCCCCCAGAGAAGCACCGGGCTGAGCTGAGAAGGCGCGTCCTTGAGCTCCGGGTGCAGCAGAACGGCCAGGAGCCCACCTCAGGGGTCCAGGAGTTCATCCTGGGAATAAGCAGCCCCTCCCCGAGTGAGAGGCAGTATTTCCTGAGATGGATGGAGTGGGGGTTGGCTCGACTTGGCCAGCCACGGCCAAGACAGCCTCCAGAGACCCTTCTCACTCTCAGACCAAAACTTGGTGGGCCCTCAGACTTGACCGAGCCACTCTGGCCTGAGCCCTTGGGAGTGGAGCACTTCCTACGGGAGATGGGCCAGTTCTATGAAGCAGAGAGCTGCCTGGTTGAGGCAGGGAGGCTGCCCGCTGGCCAGAGGCGCTTTGCCCACTTCCCGGGTGTGGCTGTGGAACTGCTGCTGGGTGGGTTGCCCCTGGAGCTGGTCGATGGGGCCACCCTGAGTATCCCTGTTCGATGGGTCACTGGGCTTCTCAAGGAGCTGCATGCCCGCCTAGACAGGAGATCTCGACTAGTGGTTCTCTCTGCCCTGGGGGTGCCGGGCACGGGGAAGTCTACACTCCTTAACACCATGTTTGGCCTGAAATTTGCCACTGGGAGGAGCTGTAGTCCCCGAGGGGCCTTCATGCAGCTCCTCCCTGTAGCTGAGGGCTTCAGTCAGGACCTGGGCTGTGACCAAATCCTGGTAATAGACTCTGGGGGTTTGATCAGTGGGGCCTTGGCCTCTGCTGGAGACAGGTTTGAACTGGAGGCTTCCTTGGCCACGCTGCTAATGGGGCTAAGTAATGTCACTGTGGTCAGTTTAGCTGAAACAAAGGACATCCCACCAGCTGTTCTTCATGCCTTTCTGAGGCTAGAAAAAATGGGGCACATGCCCAACTATCAGTTTGTGTACCAGAACCTTCATGACCTGCCTGTTCCCAGTCCCAAACAAAGAGACAGGAGGCAGCTCCTGGATCCGCCCAGCGACCTGAGCAGGGCTGCTACCCACTTGGAGAAGCAGGGTGGCGGCTTCCGGACACTGGCGGGCCTGGCGGAGAGGCAGCACGTCTGGCACATCCCAGCCTTGTGGCATGGAGCGCCACCCATGGCCGCTGTGAGCTTGGGCTACAGTGAGGCCATTTTTGAATTGAAGAGATGCCTATTAGAAAACATCAGGAATGGCTTgtccaaccaaaacaaaaacattcagcAGCTCATCGAGCTGGTGCGGAGGCTGTGA
- the Mrps24 gene encoding 28S ribosomal protein S24, mitochondrial: MAWSVSARGLGQRVLACSRELPGAWRALHTSAVCAKNRAARVRVAKGNKPVSYEEAHAPHYIAHRKGWLSLHTGNLDGEDHAAERTLEDVFLRKFMMGTFPGCLADQIVLKRRANQVDICALVLRHLPAHKFYFLVGYSETLLSHFYKCPVRLHLQTVPSKVVYKYI, encoded by the exons ATGGCGTGGTCCGTGTCCGCGCGCGGGCTGGGGCAGCGG GTGCTGGCCTGCAGCCGGGAGCTGCCTGGCGCCTGGCGCGCCCTGCACACCTCCGCCGTCTGCGCCAAG AACCGGGCGGCGCGAGTCCGCGTGGCCAAGGGGAACAAGCCGGTGAGCTACGAGGAGGCGCACGCCCCGCACTACATCGCACACCGAAAGGGCTGGCTGTCGCTGCACACAG GTAACCTGGATGGGGAAGATCATGCTGCAGAGAGAACCCTGGAGGATGTTTTCCTACGGAAGTTTATGATGGGCACCTTTCCCGGCTGCCTGGCTGACCAGATTGTTCTGAAGCGCCGGGCCAACCAGGTGGACATCTGTGCCCTGGTCCTCAGGCATCTGCCAGCACACAAATTCTACTTTCTCGTGGGCTACAGCGAGACTCTGTTGTCACACTTTTACAAGTGTCCTGTGCGACTCCACCTGCAAACTGTGCCCTCCAAAGTCGTGTACAAGTACATATAA